Within the Nerophis ophidion isolate RoL-2023_Sa linkage group LG01, RoL_Noph_v1.0, whole genome shotgun sequence genome, the region caggtaaaacacacacagTTTAAGATCAAACAAaaattgtagcaatttgttacCAAATTCAGTCATGTTACCTCTAATAGTTGACGTTAGATGGGCGGTCCTAACtccgctaatatttggcatcaatccAGGCAGCTGTGTGCGCATCTACGTATCAAcacgttatgtatctacatgtgcagagcaggggagctggttaacttagaagagtagtgtatgtgtgtttgcGAGAATGGCATCGTGTTGTctgagtgatgtcagtgagtgagtgggcgagtaaaGAAAGGGAGAGGAAGAGCATGTACTGCGCAGTAGAAAAATTAATGGGTctggttgtgtcctgcaaaactaataataaagcaaccagaATGTCACACATCGGCAGCCTCGAATTCTGACCGGAAAGCAGAGGTTAGCAGACCCATTGCAAAGTGGTAGGTTACCCCCGACGAAAACATCGACCCTGAAGGGAGCGTCTGCCCTCTGCTCCTTGACGACAGTCTGCACCGGagcagaacagcaggacaggtgtaacaactacattattacctgtcactctttataactccttgtgcatATCTTAATGACTATTATTTAAATGtatacctaagtttgaagcaaaagtGGTAATACTGATCGCCACATTTGGCGAGTCTTGTTTTAAAGCGCTTACttgtttaaagcgtcacctttatcgttagttttgaagcccaaatatctCCCATACTGCGCTTCAGGCACCCTCTATATTAACCTGTAATattcctgtttgtttttttttacattcttcctttacaagatgttattgcttgtatgcactttgtgtgtgcgttttgacacactcaacaggATGCGCCTTGGTTCTGTAGTCAACGCCGCAGATGAAAGAATGGTACTGATTTCAatcaattagtatcgcggtactttattgataccggtataccgtacaaccctagttggaACATAACTTTTTTTctgcattttattattttttttcgtaAAACCTTACAAGTAATAATACagttattaaaaaatgtattattacaaCTTACCTCCTAGCTTTTTTTCTCTCTTAAGGCATTTCTTGTTTTTTCTAAGTGGCCCTAATGCTTCGTTATCTTTTGTGCTCTGTCAGCACAAGAGGCTGGTCACTACACAGAAGAAATTGCTCCTGTTGATTTAAAATCTAAGAAAGGCAAAGTGTCCATGGCTCAAGATGAACACCCCCGCCCTCAGACCACAATGGAGCAGATGGCCAAACTGCCCACCGTCTTCAAAAAAGGAGGGACTGTTACTCCTGCCAACGCTTCAGTCAGTCCTCCTCTAAAATATGTTATTCAAACTGGAACAAAATATTAAAGCGATGTATCCCTAAATGTTTTGCTCCTCTTCAGGGTGTGTCTGACGGTGCTGCGGCAGTGGTGATCGCAAGTGAGGATGCACTCCATCAACACAAGCTCACTCCACTGGCAAGAATCGTGGCCTATCATGTGTCGGGCTGCGACCCGAGCATCATGGGAATCGGTGAGTTTCCTAGtaaagaataaaacaaaacatgagttAATATTTATATTTGACTAATACTGATATTTTTGTTTTGAATCCTGCAGGCCCAGTCCCAGCTGTCACTCAAGCTCTCAAAAAAGCTGGGCTCTCGCTAAGTGACATGGACCTGGTTGAGGTCAGTTACATATTGTGACATTAAAATACCTGATGCTGTTTATTGTCTTTTTAAGGCATTTTTTTACAACACCGGATAATATTATACACGTGTACCTAACGAAAAATCCAGAGCACAGACCAACAAACATTGTACCTCCTATTCATTTTAACAGAGTCTCCTCTAGTCGCTGGGTGTGTGGTCTGGAAAAACGGGACGgcatggcaaagttggtagagtggctgtgccagcaatttgagggttactggttcaatccccaccttctaccatcctagtcacgtccgttgtgtccttgggcaagacacttcacccttgctcctgatgggttctggtgagcgccttgcatggcagctcccgccaccagtgtgtgaatgtgtgtgtgtgaatgggcgaatgtggaaatactgtcaaagcgctttgagccccttaaaaaggggtaaaaaagcgctatacaagtacaacccatttaccattcaacAAAAATACCGCCGAttagggatgggcaatatggcctaaaatctatatcgtGACATATATGTGTATCTGTGATAACGATAAATATCAagattttttattattggttttaAATGACAATATACCCATTACAAAataggttacaaaggctccttatATGGCTGTTGATGAATGCGGTAACATTTTGCATCATTTTTAGTTGTATAATATTGTTATAACTATTATCAGTTTATTtggtcatttactgttaatatcaggTTACTTCCTGTAGTAGTAACAGGGCTCTAACTAGACTTCTGTTAAATGTAATCTGGCGGTGggttggcttcaagcgggaagatgttgaacagacaaccgtataatgtcaagtatgcggcaaaagcgttgctacaaaaagtagcagcactactaatttttagcatcatttgaaaattcacccactagagcagtggttctcaaccttttttcagtgatgtacccccctgtgaacatttttttaattcaagtaccccctgattagagcaaaacatttttggttgaaaaaaagagataaagaaataaaatacaggactgtcatcagtttctgatttattaaattgtataacagtgcaaaatattgctcatttgtagtgatcattcttgaactatttcggaaaaaacgatataaaaataactcaaaacttgttgaaaaataaacaagtgattcaattataaataaagatttctacacatagaagtaatcatcaacttaaagtgctctctttggggattgtaatagagagccatctggatttatgaacttaattctcaacttttcttcacaaaaaaagaaatctttaacatcaatatataatggaacatgtccacaaaaaaaatctagctgtcaacactgaatattgcattgttgcatttcttttcacagtttatgaacttacattcatattttgcggaagtattatttaataaatatatttataaaggattgttgaattgttgcaatttttaaaatataaaaaaaaaatctcacatactccttggcaccactgcactagagaataaggagtgcttgaaacttcgcatgtcaacatctctggccggtgccatacgcacaaaatgccgaagcaaccagcactgacccgATTGAGCCTTgcgtcttccatttccacatcaacaccgtatgaaaaaaaattgtcaaaaaaagaaggagataacgtccgcagtaaccgaccacatagcaaaggacatacactatttgattccctattatgcagctattttttatgtgatagttattgaaatatcttgtgtgacatcatgcacaaaagtggactttatttgttttaaaatattgtagtggcgttctctacaaaaggtgcactttaaaggcaaaatatggagatatatattgtgtattgtgacatggcctaaaaatatcgagatattaataaaagaccaTATTGCCTAGCCCTGGGTCAAACAGACAATTAAGTTGTTTAATATgatcattttttacattttggacaTAACAGCCTCTCTTCAATTGTCTGCCATTTCAAATGTACGCCGCGTCCACTTTGTGTTTTAGGTAAATAACCTATCAGAAAGTTTATGCAATTGTCTTTCGATTGTCCACAGGTGAATGAGGCGTTTGCCCCACAGTACTTGGCCGTTGCCAAGGCCCTCGGACTGGATCCGGAAAAAAGCAACGTAAACGGCGGCGCCATTGCCATCGGACATCCTCTCGGAGCTTCAGGGACTCGCATCACCGCTCACCTGGTTCACGAGCTCAGGTAGCTGGGTCATGAGAATATGCTCCGCCGTCAGGAGTTATTTTCTCCCGCTATGAATGATTGATGTTTTTTCATGGCAGGCGACGAGGCGGCAAGTACGCCGTGGGATCGGCTTGCATCGGAGGCGGCCAAGGTATCGCCATCATCCTTGAAAAGTGCTGAGTTTTTGCTGCCTAAGAAGAGGAATGTCATTGACACATGTACACATTCACATAATATTACAAACAGTAATGTAAGGACGGCTTTAATGTTGAGTGGTGTTGTCATTGCAATTTGTTATGATGCTATATTTCAATTAACAAAGT harbors:
- the acaa2 gene encoding 3-ketoacyl-CoA thiolase, mitochondrial, whose translation is MALLRGVFVVAAKRTPFGTYGGVLKDHSATDLAEHAAKAALAAGGVAPELINSVIMGNVMQSSADAPYIARHVGLRCGVPVPVPALTVNRLCGSGFQSIINGAQEICLKESEVVLCGGSESMSQAPYAVRNIRFGTKFGFDLKLEDTLWAGLTDLHIKIPMGITAENLAEKYQITREECDNYAYHTQQKWKAAQEAGHYTEEIAPVDLKSKKGKVSMAQDEHPRPQTTMEQMAKLPTVFKKGGTVTPANASGVSDGAAAVVIASEDALHQHKLTPLARIVAYHVSGCDPSIMGIGPVPAVTQALKKAGLSLSDMDLVEVNEAFAPQYLAVAKALGLDPEKSNVNGGAIAIGHPLGASGTRITAHLVHELRRRGGKYAVGSACIGGGQGIAIILEKC